The following coding sequences are from one Reyranella humidisoli window:
- a CDS encoding FAS1-like dehydratase domain-containing protein has translation MTIDIEPLKKELGRKIEDEDVVTQAPLKAMIATFDRDDKVPAEGEAIAPGWHLCFLHSYARRNVLAEDGLPTEGGVLPKIPLPRRMYAGSTFTFEGDIRVGDRLRRETEFSDVQVRGGGTGSLIVTSQTRRIYTPRGLAVTEVANTVFREEVKAGEKSGVPVREAAPTDVPWRRTIKADPVMLFRYSAITFNPHRIHYDRTYCIETEGYPGLVVHGPFAQQCLFDLLRDSNPGRPIKSFAIRARAPLFDTAPFDAIGGPTADSKGAELWTVTPKGTIAAQATATFA, from the coding sequence ATGACCATCGACATCGAACCGCTCAAGAAGGAACTCGGCCGCAAGATCGAGGACGAGGACGTCGTCACGCAGGCGCCGCTGAAGGCGATGATCGCGACGTTCGACCGTGACGACAAGGTGCCGGCGGAAGGCGAGGCGATCGCGCCGGGCTGGCATCTCTGCTTCCTGCATTCCTATGCCCGCCGCAACGTGCTGGCCGAGGACGGGCTGCCGACCGAAGGCGGCGTGCTGCCGAAGATTCCGCTGCCGCGCCGCATGTATGCCGGCTCGACCTTCACCTTCGAGGGCGACATCCGGGTGGGCGACAGGCTGCGCCGCGAGACCGAATTCTCCGACGTGCAGGTCAGAGGCGGCGGCACCGGCAGCCTGATCGTCACCAGCCAGACGCGCCGGATTTACACGCCGCGCGGCCTCGCCGTGACCGAGGTGGCGAACACCGTGTTCCGCGAGGAGGTGAAGGCCGGCGAGAAGAGTGGCGTGCCGGTGCGCGAGGCGGCACCCACGGACGTGCCGTGGCGGCGCACCATCAAGGCCGATCCGGTGATGCTGTTCCGCTACTCCGCCATCACCTTCAACCCCCATCGCATCCACTACGACCGGACCTACTGCATCGAGACCGAGGGCTATCCCGGCCTGGTGGTGCACGGTCCCTTCGCGCAGCAATGCCTGTTCGACCTGTTGCGCGATTCAAATCCGGGACGGCCGATCAAGTCCTTCGCCATCCGCGCCCGCGCGCCGCTGTTCGACACCGCGCCCTTCGACGCAATCGGCGGGCCGACGGCGGACAGCAAGGGCGCTGAACTCTGGACGGTGACGCCCAAGGGCACGATCGCGGCGCAGGCCACGGCGACCTTCGCTTAA